One region of Desmodus rotundus isolate HL8 chromosome 11, HLdesRot8A.1, whole genome shotgun sequence genomic DNA includes:
- the PLAGL1 gene encoding zinc finger protein PLAGL1 isoform X2: MATHSPQKSHQCAHCEKTFNRKDHLKNHLQTHDPNKMAFGCEECGKKYNTMLGYKRHLALHAASSGDLTCGVCALELGSTEVLLDHLKAHAEEKPSTGTKEKKHQCDHCERCFYTRKDVRRHLVVHTGCKDFLCQFCAQRFGRKDHLTRHTKKTHSQELMKESLQSGDFLNTFHTISPQFQMKAAPLSPYPIGAPVQSGLASGLPPEVHGHIHNPPEQACPPVQPLPEGLVTLHTLAPPSSPPLPLQNHKYTGATSYSTLANLPLKADTKGFCNINLLEDLPLQEPQSPHKLNPGFDLAKGSAGKVNLPKELPADAVNLAIPASLDISPILGFWQLPPPATQNAFGNSALTLGPGDALPHRLGCLGQQQQDPALAMSTMSLGQLPLPPIPHVFPAGTSSAILPHFHHAFR, from the coding sequence ATGGCTACCCATTCGCCCCAGAAGTCTCACCAGTGTGCTCACTGTGAGAAGACCTTCAACCGGAAAGACCACCTGAAGAACCACCTCCAAACCCATGACCCCAATAAAATGGCCTTTGGGTGTGAGGAGTGTGGGAAGAAGTACAACACCATGCTGGGCTATAAGAGGCACCTGGCCCTTCACGCGGCCAGCAGCGGCGACCTCACCTGTGGGGTCTGTGCCCTAGAGCTAGGGAGCACAGAGGTGCTGCTGGATCACCTCAAAGCCCATGCCGAAGAAAAGCCTTCAACTGGAACCAAGGAAAAGAAGCACCAGTGCGACCACTGTGAAAGATGCTTCTACACCCGGAAAGATGTGCGGCGCCACCTGGTGGTCCACACAGGCTGTAAGGACTTCCTGTGCCAGTTTTGTGCCCAGAGATTTGGGCGCAAAGACCACCTCACACGCCATACCAAGAAGACACACTCACAGGAGCTGATGAAAGAGAGCTTGCAGTCTGGAGATTTCCTGAACACCTTCCACACCATCTCTCCCCAGTTTCAAATGAAGGCTGCCCCACTGTCTCCTTACCCAATAGGAGCTCCTGTACAGAGTGGGCTTGCCAGTGGCTTGCCCCCTGAGGTGCATGGCCACATCCACAACCCCCCAGAGCAGGCCTGCCCTCCTGTTCAGCCTCTGCCAGAGGGCCTTGTTACCCTGCACACCTTAGCACCTCCCagctctccccctctgcccctccagaATCACAAGTACACAGGTGCTACCTCATACTCCACACTTGCAAACCTGCCCCTCAAAGCAGATACTAAAGGATTTTGCAACATCAATTTGCTTGAGGACTTGCCTCTGCAAGAGCCTCAGTCCCCTCACAAGCTCAACCCAGGGTTTGATTTGGCTAAGGGCAGCGCTGGTAAAGTAAACCTGCCCAAGGAGCTGCCTGCAGATGCTGTGAACCTAGCAATACCTGCCTCTCTGGACATTTCCCCCATTTTGGGCTTCTGGCAGCTCCCCCCTCCTGCTACCCAAAATGCCTTTGGGAATAGCGCCCTaaccctggggcctggggatgCTCTGCCCCATAGGCTGGGCTgtctggggcagcagcagcaagatcCCGCACTGGCCATGAGCACTATGAGCCTGGGCcagctccccctcccacccatcccccatGTTTTCCCAGCAGGCACCAGCTCTGCCATCCTGCCTCATTTCCATCATGCATTCagatga